Genomic DNA from Paenibacillus donghaensis:
GAAGATCCAATCCGTGCAAAGCGCCGCGGCGGCAAGAACGATATTCGCAGCGGACGCAAGCCTAGCGGCAGCTATGGCGCCAATCGCAGTGGTTCCGGCAGCTCCGGCGGCTACAAGGGCAACCGCGATAGCAGCACTGGCGGCGGCTACAAAGGCAATCGTGACAGCAGCACCGGCGGCGGAAGCCGTGGCGGCTACAGCTCGAATTACGGCGGTGGGAGCGGAAGTGGCGGCTATGGCGGTGGCTACAAAGGCAACCGTGATAGCGCATCTACCGGTGGCAGTGCTGACCGCAAGCCCGCTGCACGTCCAAGCAGCAGCACCAGCACACGTCCAGCTAAACGTGAAGACTACGATATCTAGAATGTAGGGCATGGCCCTTCGCTGAGGGGCCTTGCAATCAAAGAAGACGAGATTCCGTCAATCGGAATCTCGTCTTTTTACGTGCTATGTGGTTGCAGAAGGGTTGGATTAGACGAAAGTACGTGTAATGATCACGAGCAGAATAAAGAGCACAAGAATGGTCCCGGTGGAAGTCCAGACGTTGCAGTAAACAGGTGCGGACATAGGATAACCTCCTTTGAAATGGTGATTGAAGTGGTTACGTAGCTAATATATGGTTAAACGGAGAAGTCTGCATAGACAATGACCCAAAACTCTCAAACTTGGGCGCTGGAAAAGAACGGGTCAATAAAGTATAGTTAAGATACGCAGTATGCGCGAGACAGACAGGAGGAAG
This window encodes:
- a CDS encoding dihydroorotate dehydrogenase, yielding MSAPVYCNVWTSTGTILVLFILLVIITRTFV